The DNA sequence GCCCGAGAGCGCGCGGTCGGCCTCTTTCGCGTAGTCGTCGATCATCGACTCCACCCGATCGAGAGCACCCGACTCGGCGATGGTCGCCTGCAGGAAGCCGATCTGCTCGGGCGTGAGCTCGGGGTCGCCGAGCATCTCGTCGAACAGGTTGCGCGCCGAGTTGTCGAGAGTCTGCCGCGTGAGCGCGACGAGGACCGTGCGCTTTCCCTCACGGAGATCGTCTCCGGCGGGCTTGCCGGTGACGGCCGCATCGCCGAACACCCCGAGCACGTCGTCGCGCAGCTGGAAGGCCATGCCCACGGGGTGCCCGAACCGACGCAGGGCGCGCAGCTGCTCCGCATCGGCCTCGGCGACCGCCGCGCCCAGCACGAGCGGCTGCTCGATGCTGTACCTCGCCGATTTCAGCGACACCACCCGCAGCGCGCGTTCGACGTGCGACTCGGTGGCGTTCACGCTCCAGGCGGACTCTTCGGCGATGTCGAGGAACTGACCGACCGTGACGTCCCGCCGCATCCGCGCGTACTCTCGGCGGACGGTGCCCGCGTGGGGGAGGGAGTCGACGGCATCCTCGAACAGGTCGTCGCTCCAGGCGACGAGCAGGTCGCCGAGGAGGATCGCGGACGAACGGCCGAATGCGGCGGCGTCGCCGGTCCATCCTGCGTCGCGATGAGACGCCTCGAGCGCACGATGCGCTGCCGGGCGTCCGCGACGGGTGTCCGAATTGTCGATGATGTCGTCGTGCACGAGGGCGGCGGACTGGAAGATCTCCAGTGCGGCGCAGACGTCCCACAGCGCATCGTGCTCAGCCGCAGCGCGGTCGCGCTGGCGAGCCACCGACCGCCACCCGGCATGGCAGAAGCGCGCGCGCAGTCGCTTGCCGCCGACGAGGGTGTCTGCGCCGGATTCGACGAGGGCGGCGGCATCCGGTCCGTAGGCGACCGCCTCCGCGCGCATCCGGTCGAGGAACAGCTGCAGGCGGGCGGCCACCGCATCGGGCACGAGGGAGGGGGTCGGCACGACTCCCAGCATACGTAAAGCCAATGAGGGGGCTCTTCACTAGCCCGCGACCTCATACCGCGCGTAGAATGAGGAGACCATACCCGAGGGGGACGAAATGCCACTCTCCGAACAGGAGCAGCGTCTGCTCGATGAGATGGAGCGCCATCTCCTCCACAATGACGCCGATGTCGTGAGTGCGCCGTCAGGCGACCGAGCACTCAGCTATCGCAATCTCGTGTACGGAGCGCTCCTGCTCCTCGCCGGTGTGGGCGGGTTGATCGTCGGCGTCATCCTCGGTGACGTGTGGGGTGTCGTCGTCGGGGTCATCGGGTTCGCCGCGATGCTCGGCGGCGTGATGCTCGCCGTGACGCCCGTGCGACGCACGGCATCGTCGACCCCCACGGAACGCGCCCCCAAGCAGGCGCGCGGATCGGCCTCCTTCATGGATCGTATGAACGACCGCTGGGATCGCCGCCAAGACGGTCGCTGACCTCCTCTTCTTCTCGAAGGCCCGGATGCTCTGAGCATCCGGGCCTTCGTCGTCTCCGGGTGCTGTCGTGGGAATTCCCTCCACCTGGCCTCCACCGTCCTCCACTCACCGACATCCGCGCCATTCCGGGGCTCCGCCGTCGTGCCCTGAGGGTCCTGCCTGCTCTCGCGCCCTCTCCGGACAATTCGTCATAGGTTTGTGGAGGAAAGTGGAGTAAAGTGGGGCGCACCTCGAAGTTGGCCGGACGAAGAGGGGGTGATGGCCGATGCTGCTGGGTACGCACTCTCCGAAGCTGGACGACAAAGGGCGGGTCATCCTCCCTGCGAAGTTCCGCGAAGACCTCGGTGGCGGCATTGTCGTCACGCGTGGCCAGGAGCGCTGCCTCTACGTCTTCAGCACGGCCGAGTTCGAGGCGATGCACGAGCGGATCCGTCAGGCGCCGCTCGCCAACAAGCAGGCGCGCGACTTCATGCGCCTGTTCCTCTCCGGAGCCAGTGCGGAGATGCCCGACAGTCAGAACCGCATCACCATCCCCGCGCACCTCCGCCAGTACGCGGGCCTGCAGAAGGAGCTCATCGTCACCGGAGTCGGCGCCCACGCCGAGATCTGGGATGCCGAGAGCTGGAACGCCTACCTCGCCGCCGGCGAGGAGTCCTACGCCGACCTGGAGCAGGAGGTGATTCCGGGACTGTTCTGACCACGGCTGTGATGCCCCGCCGCTCCCGCCCCGACACACTTCCCCGGTGCCGGGTCGAGAAGCGGAGGGGGATCAGGGCCCTGGTCTCCGAGACAGAGGTCACCCGAGAAAGATCATGAACCTCCGCGACATCCACACCCCGGTCCTGCTCGAGCGCTGCATCGAGTTGCTCGCCCCCGCCCTCCAGCGCGACGGGGCGATCCTCGTCGATGCCACTCTCGGCATGGGAGGGCACTCCGAGGCGCTCCTGGAGCGGTTCCCGAACATCCGGCTCGTCGGACTCGACCGCGACACCGACGCCCTGCGCATCGCGGGGGAGCGCCTCGCGCGCTTCCGCGATCGCATCACCCTCGTCCACACCGTGTACGACGAGATCGGGCTCCACGCGCAGGGCGCCTCAGGCATCCTGTTCGACCTCGGCGTCTCCTCGCTGCAGCTCGACGAGGCCGATCGCGGTTTCGCGTACTCGAAGGATGCCCCGCTCGACATGCGGATGGACCAGACCAAGGGAGTGACGGCCGCCGAGGTCGTCGCGACCTACAGCGAAGGCAATCTGCGTCGGATCTTCGAGCGTTACGGCGAGGAGAAGCTCGCCGGGCGCTATGCCCGCTTCATCATCGAGGCTCGTCAGCAGAAGCCGATCACGCGATCGGGCGAGCTCGTCGAGATCCTCATCGCCGCGACACCCGCCGCAGCGCAGCGTGCCGGTCACCCCGCGAAGCGCGTCTTCCAAGCACTGCGGATCGAGGTCAACACCGAGCTCAGCGTGCTGGCGGACGCCATCCCCTCGGCCATGGACTCCCTCGCCGTCGGAGGTCGGATCGTCGTGATGTCGTACCAGTCCCTCGAGGACCGGCTCGTGAAGCAGGCGTTCGCGGCGGGCGCCGCCTCCACGGCTCCGAAGGGCCTTCCCGTGGAACTGCCCGAGCACGCACCGCGCTTCCGCATCATCACCCGCGGCGCGGAACTGGCCGATGACGACGAGCGGGCACGCAACCCCCGCGCGATCCCCGTGCGCCTGCGTGCCGCGGAGAAGGTACGTGACGCATGAGCCTCACCGCAGCAGCCCGGGCGCCACGGACCGTCGAGAAGGAGGCGCCGGCACGCGCGCCGCGTCGGCAGCTCCAGCCCGTCACCGGCACGCCCAAGCGGCGCAAGCCGAAGCTGGCGTACGCGCTCGTCGCCCTCGCCGGTGCCATGGCGATCGGTGCCGCGCAGATCGGACTGTCGCTCGCCATCACGCAGGACTCGTTCCTGCTCGCCAGCCTCACCTCGCAGCAGCACGATCTCGACCTCCGCACCGACGCGCTGCAGGAGGACCTCACGGGTCTCAGCTCCCCGCAGGCGCTGGCGACCGGTGCGGCATCGCTGGGAATGGTCGTGGCAGGCACCCCCTCGTACCTGCGTCTCAGCGACGGTGCCGTCTTCGGTCAGGGGACGGGCGCCGGCGGCATGTCGACGATCGACCCGAACGGAGCCGGTGCGGTCGGGAACGCGCTGCTCCAGGCTCCGGTCGCCGAGACGACGACGGACGACGCCGCCGACGCCACGGCCGGGCAGACGCAGCAGGAGCTGCCGCCGGCGATCACCGACGGCCTCCCCAGCCCCACGACGCGCTGAACCCACGACCACGATCTGACGGAGAGAGTCCATGACGACACGAGCCACCCGGACGCCGCGGCGACGCACGGTCGTCGCTCTGGCCGTGATCCTGTCGATCCTCGCCGCGTTCATCGTGCGCCTCGTCGACATCCAGATCGTCCGTGCCGACGAGCACGTGTCGCAGTCGCTCGAGTTCATCGCACACGGCACGCCGATCTACGGCGACCGCGGAGCGATCGTCGACTCGAACGGCAGCGTGCTCGCCGAGAGCGTGGCCGTGTACGACGCCAACGTCGACCCGAAGGTCATGAACCTGCTCGAGACGGACGAGAAGAATCCGCCGAAGATCCCGTGGGCGGAAGCCGCACAGAGGATCGCCGAGATCACCGGGGTGGATGCAGAAGCGCTCCGCACCGGAGTCGAGGCGCAGCACGCCGCGAACCCCGAGTCGCAGTGGTACCAGGTGAAGACGGGTCTCAACGCCGAGCAGTACATCCAGCTGAAGGAGCTCAAGGCGGACGGCGTCAAGTACCTGCACTTCGAAGAGCGCGAGACCCGGGTGTACCCGAACGGCGCCGTCGCGGGCAACATCGTCGGGTTCCTCGACGGCAGCGGCTCGGCGCAGGCCGGCATCGAGAAGATGGACGACCAGTGCCTCGCACCGACGAACGGCGAAGAGAGCTACCGCACCGGCAAGGACGGCGTCATCATCCCCGGCAGCGAGAGTCGCACGGATGCCGTGGACGGCGGCACCGTGCAGCTGACGATCAACAGCGACCTGCAGTGGTACATGCAGCAGATGATCGCGGAAGAGGCTCAGGCGCAGGGCGCCAAGGGCGGCACGGTCACGGTGGTCGAGGTGGCGACGGGCAAGATCCGCGCCGCGGCCGAGTGGCCGACCATGGACCCGAACGACCTCGACGCCTCGAGCTCCGACACCTGGGGCAGCAAGCTCTTCACCTACCCGTTCGAGCCGGGATCCACGTTCAAGGCCGTCACCGCGGCAGCGGTCATGGAGAACGGCGGCGTCACGATGACGAGCCCGACCGTCTCGGCATCCTCCAAGGAGAAGTTCCCGAACGGCGCCGTGATCAACGACGCGTTCGTGCATCCGACGTTCCAGTACACGCTCGCCGGCGCGCTCATCGACTCGTCGAACGTGGCCCTGTCGAAGTTCGGCACCATGGTGAGCCCCGACGTGCGCTACGACTATCTGCAGCGCTTCGGTGTCGGCGAGACGACCGTGGGATTCCCCGACGAGGCGTCCGGTCTCCTGCACCCCACGAATCAGTGGGACAACCAGTCGCTGTACACGACCACGTTCGGCCAGTACTTCACGGTGACCGCCCCGCAGCTCGCTGGTGCATACCAGGCGATCGCGAACGGCGGGGAGAAGATCGGACTCTCCCTCGTCGAGTCCTGCACGGCGCCGGACGGCACGGTCGTGACCCCCGACGCCCCGAGCCGCGAGCAGATCATCCAGCCGCAGACGGCGGCCGATCTCACGCGGATGCTCGAGAACGTCGCTGTGCAGGGCGGCAACGCCGAGCGCATCCAGGTGCCCGGCTACCGAGTGACCAGCAAGACCGGTACCGCACAGATCCCGGACGGCAACGGCGGCTACAAGCAGGGTGTGTACTACACGAGCATGGTGGGCTTCGCGCCCGTCGACGATCCGCAGTACGTCGTCGTCGTCACTCTGGACGAGCCGACTAGAGTTACATCATCCGCGGCGACCGCGTCGGCCTTCCAGAAGGCGATGACGCAGACCATGAAGACGTACCGCGTGATGCCGTCCTCCACCCCGATGGACGCACTGCTTCCCAAATTCGAATGATCGGCGCGCCTCGCGCCTGGAGATGTCATGATCGCCCTGTCGCTTGCCGAGATCGCCGCCGTCCTGGGGGGTGACCTGCGGCTCGCCGGAGAAGCCACGGCCGAGACCGTGGTGGACGGCGTCGTCGACACCGACTCGCGGAACATGGGCCCGGGCTCGATCTTCGTCGCGAAGCCCGGCGCATCGACCGACGGCCACAACTTCGTCGGTTCCGCTGCCGCGTCCGGCGCCGCCCTCGCGATCGTCGAGCGCCCTGTCGACGAGGAGATCACGCAGATCGTCGTTCCGGACGCGGTGCGCGCGCTGGCGGACCTCGCCCGAGAGGTCGTCGCACGGGTGCGTGCAGGCGGCTCGCTCAAGATCGTCGGCATCACCGGCTCGAACGGCAAGACCACGACCAAGAACTTCCTGGCGCGGATCCTGTCGGAGGAGGGGGCCACCGTCGCTCCCATCGCCTCGTACAACAACGAGGTCGGCGCGCCCGTCACGATGCTGCGCGTCACGGAGGACACCCGCTTCCTGGTCAGCGAGTTCGGAGCCGACGCTCCCGGGAGCATCGCCCGCCTGGCCGGCCTCGTCGAACCCGACGTGGTGGTCGTGCTCATGGTCGGCATGGCCCACGCGGGCGGCTTCGGCGGCATCGAGGCCACCGCGAAGGCGAAGTCCGAGCTCGTGTCGGCCGCCGCACGCACCGGCACGGCCGTGCTGAACCTCGACGACCCGCGTGTCGCGGCGATGCGCGAGCTCGCCGAGTCGCGGGGGATGACCGTCGTCGGCTTCGGCCAGGGGTCCGCCGCGCAGGTGCGGGCGGAGAGCCTGGAGGTGACGGCATCCGGAACGTCGTGCGTGATCGAGGCGGCCGGTGCCCGCGTGCCGCTGCACCTCCGCGTCCTCGGAGCCCACCACATCAACAACGCCCTCGCGGCCATCGCCGCCGCCGGCGTGCTCGGCGTCTCCACGGCGGATGCCGTCGAGCGACTCGAGACCGTGGAGATCGCGGAGCGCTGGCGCATGCAGCCGCTGGGCAATGACCGCGTCCGCATCATCAACGACGCCTACAACGCGAGTCCCGACTCGATGGCGGCCGCCCTGCGCACGCTCGCGCAGATCACCGGCCCCGATGAGCGCACGGTGGCCGTGCTGGGTGCCATGAGCGAGCTCGGCGAGACAGCCGGCGAGGAGCACGACCGCATCGGCCTGCTCGCCGTGCGACTCAACATCCAGCGCATCGTGGTCGTCGGGCCCGAGGCGCGCCGGCTCTACATCTCCGCGATCGGCGAGGGGTCATGGGACAGCGAAGCCGTCTTCTTCCCCGACCAGGACGCGGCTTTCGACTATCTGCGCGAGGAGCTCCGCGACGGCGACCGCGTGCTCGTGAAGTCCTCCAACTCGGTAGGGCTCCGGCATCTCGGTGATCGTCTGGGAGAATTGTTCTCGTGAGGTCACTCATCATGGCGGCGGCCATCTCGCTCGCCTTCACACTCTTCCTGACTCCCGTCTTCCTCCGGCTCTTCCGCAAGTGGGGATGGGGTCAGGTCATCCGCACCCCCGAGGCGCTCGAGAACCCGAGCCACGAGGCGAAGCGCGGCACGCCGACCATGGGCGGTGTGATCTTCATCGCCGGCACGATGGTGGGGTACTTCACGGGCGTCCTCGTCGGCGGTGGCACGCCTGCGCTGTCGGCGATCCTCGTGATCTGGCTGATGGTCGGTTTCGGCGCCGTCGGATTCATCGACGACTACATGAAGGTGCGCAGTCAGCGCAGCCTCGGTCTGTCCGGATGGCGCAAGATCATCGGGCAGCTGATCGTGATGATCCCGTTCGGCATCGTCGCGCTGAACTTCCCGAACAAGTTCGACCAGACGCCCGCGTCGGGATCGATCTCGCTGTTCCGCGACATCCCCTGGCTGAACCTGTTCGCGTTCACGGTCGTCGTCGGCTGGGTGCTGTACCTGCTGTGGATCTCTGTGATCGGCGTCGCCACCTCGAACAGCGTGAACCTCACCGACGGACTCGACGGACTCGCCGCCGGCGCCGGTGTGATCGTCGTAGGTGCGTACAGCCTCATCGCCTTCTGGCAGTTCAAGCAGTCCTGCGTCGGCGAGGGCGTGGAGAAGGCCGCGATCGGCGGATGCTACGAGGTCCGCGACCCCTTCAGTCTCGCCATCGTCGCTGCGTCCTTCGCTGCGAGCCTCATCGGCTTCCTGTGGTGGAACGCCCCCAAGGCCAAGGTGTTCATGGGCGACGTGGGCTCGATGGCCATCGGCGGTGTCATCACCGCCATGGCGATCCTCACGCGCACCGAGCTGCTGCTGCTCGTGATCGCCGGCGTGTTCGTTCTCGCCTCGGGCTCCGTCATCCTGCAGCGCGCGTACTTCAAGATCACCCGTGGAAAGCGGCTGTTCCTCATGAGCCCGTTCCACCACCACCTCGAGATGCGCGGCTGGTCGGAGGTCACGATCGTCGTGCGCATGTGGATCATCGCCGGGCTCCTCGCCGTCTCGGCGGTCGGACTGTTCTACGTGGAATGGCTGACCCGTGTCGGGTGAATCGCGCCTCGCGTCGCTCACCAGTTGGAACGCCGACTGGGCGGGTCTCCGCGTCGCGGTGCTCGGCCTCTCGATGACGGGCTTCTCGGTCGCGGACACCCTCACCGAGCTCGGCGCAGAGGTCCTCGTTCTCAGTGAGTCGGCGGAGGAGGAGTATGCGAAGCTCGTCCCCGTCGTCGGAGCGCGGCTGGAGCTCGGTCCGCTGAGCGACGTGCCGCAGACGCTGGTCGACTTCGGCGCGGAGGTCGTGATCGCCTCGCCCGGGTTCGCGCCCTCGCATCCCGTGATCCGGTGGGTGCAGGAATCCGGCATCGCGCTGTGGGGCGATGTCGAGCTGGCCTGGCGGGTGCGCGACAAGGTCGTGCGCGATGACGGAACGCCGGCCGACTGGGTGCTCATCACGGGGACGAACGGCAAGACCACGACGACCCAGCTCACGGCGAGCCTCCTCGTCGAGGGCGGGCTGCGCGCGGCTCCGTGCGGCAACATCGGAGTGCCGGTGCTCGATGCCGTGCGCGACCCGTCCGGTTTCGACGTGCTGGTCGTCGAGCTCTCCAGCCACCAGCTGTGGTATCTCGGCCTTGCCGAGCCGGAGGGCGAGCTGTACCCGTATTCGTCCGTCTGCCTGAACCTGGCCGACGACCACCTCGTCTGGCACGGCAGCGCACGCGCCTACCGCGACGCGAAGGCGCTCGTCTATCGCAACACCCGCGTCGCCTGCGTGTACAACAAGGCCGACGACGCGACCCGCCTGATGGTGGAGGACGCCGAGGTGGTCGAGGGGGCACGCGCGATCGGGTTCGATCTCGGCATCCCCGGTCCCAGCGACCTCGGCGTCGTCGAGGGCCTCCTGGTCGACCGCGCCTTCCTCGACGATCGCGCGCGGAGTGCGCTCGAGCTCACGACGGTCGCCGATCTCGAGACCGCCGGGTTGGCCGCTCCGCACATCGTGCAGAACATCCTCGCGGCGAGTGCGCTCGCGCGGTCGCTCGACGTCGCCCCCGAGGCGATTCACGACGCGCTGCAGAGCTTCCGTCTCGATGCCCACCGGATCCAGGTCGTCGCCCGTCACCTCGGGATCACCTGGGTCGACGACTCGAAGGCGACCAACCCGCACGCAGCGGCCTCGTCGCTGCGCGCGTACCCCGGCGCCGTGTGGGTCGTCGGGGGAGACCTCAAGGGCGTGGACATCGCCGACCTCGTGGCGACGGCAGGCACGACGGCTCGCGCTGCGGTCGTCATCGGCGTCGAGCGCTCGGAGGTCGTGACGGCATTCCAGCGACACGCGCCCGCGGTGCCGGTGTTCGAGGTGGATGCTGGCGAGACTGGTGAGGTCATGAACCGCGTCGTGGAGATCGCTGCGGGGATCGTCGACGGCGAGGGCACGGTACTCCTGGCTCCCGCTGCGGCATCCTTCGATCAGTTCACGAGCTACGCGGATCGCGGCCGCCGCTTCGCCGAAGCGGTGCAGGACTGGATCGACCGGGGGAGCGCCGATGACACAGGTCGCACGCCCCCCGCGCTCTGAGCCCGGCTCCTCGCGGGGCCTCGCCGCGCGCGTCTCGTTGGGGCGCCGCTTCACACCGCTGTCGACAGAGTTCCTGATGATCGCATCAGCGGCGCTGCTGCTGACGATCTTCGGTCTCGTGATGGTGCTGTCCGCGACCAGCGCGACAGCGGTCTCGCGCGGAGAGAACCCGATGGACGGCGCTCTGCGCCAGGGCGTGTTCGCGGTGCTCGGGGTTCCGTTGATGTTCCTCATCTCGCGGATGCCGGTCCGCTTCCTCAAGCGCATGGCCTGGCCGGCGCTGTTCGGCGCGATAGCCCTGCAGCTGCTCGTCTTCACGCCCCTCGGCATCGAGGACGGCGGTAACCGGAACTGGATCAAGATCGCCGGCTTCACCCTGCAGCCGTCCGAGTTCCTCAAGCTCGCGCTCGCGCTGTGGATCGGCTACGTGCTCATGCGCAAGCAGACGATGCTCGGCACGTGGCACCAGGTCTTCATCCCGGTGGTGCCCGTGGGCGCGCTCGCGATCGGCACCGTCCTCGCCGGCAAGGACCTGGGTACCGCCATGGTGCTCGTGCTCGTCCTCCTGGGCTGCCTGTTCTTCTCGGGGGTGAAGCTGCGGCTCTTCATCCTCCCGGTGCTGCTCGGCATCGCCTCGGTGATCGCCCTGGCCGTGACCAGCCCCGACCGGATGCGGCGCATCACCGCGACGTGCTCCGACATGTCCGCCTACACGGGCGACTGCTACCAGTCGATCCACGGCATCTGGGGCATGGCCTCGGGCGGCGTCTTCGGCGTCGGCCTCGGCAACTCGCAGGAGAAGTACGGCTGGCTCCCCGCCGCGGGCAACGACTTCATCTTCGCGATCGTGGGGGAGGAGCTCGGGCTCATCGGCTGCGTGGTCGTGCTCGCGCTGTTCACGCTCTTCACGGTCGGCGCCTTCCACATCATCCGCAAGACCTCCGACCCGTTCATCCGCATCGCGGCGGGCGGCGTCACGGTCTGGATCACCGGGCAGGCCGTGCTGAACATCGGCGTCGTGATCGGCGTGTTCCCGGTCATGGGCGTGCCACTGCCCTTCATGTCGCAGGGAGGCACGGCGCTGCTCGCCGTGCTCATCGCCTGCGGTGTGCTCCTCGCCTTCGCCAGGACGATCCCCGCCGCCGAGGCTCGCCCGGCTGAGCGGGCGCCCTCGGCCGGGCGGGGTAGGGTCTCACGGTGACCACGTACCTTCTCGCCGGCGGGGGAACCGCCGGTCATGTCAATCCCCTGCTCGCCGTCGCCGACGGACTGCGTTCCCGCGACGCGGAGGCCTCCGTGCTGGTGCTCGGCACGGCGGAGGGGCTGGAGTCCCGACTGGTGCCGGCCCGCGGGTACGAACTCCTCATCGTCGACAAGGTGCCGTTCCCGAGGCGTCCCAACGCGCAGGCGGCGCGGTTCCCGATGCGGTTCCGTCGGGCGGTCGCTCAGGTGCGAGACCACATCCGCGCGCACGGCGTCGACGTCGTCGTCGGATTCGGCGGCTACGCCTCGGCGCCGGCCTACGTGGCGGCGCGCCGCGAGGGGATCCCCTTCGTCGTGCACGAGGCCAACGCGCGCCCCGGCCTCGCGAACGTGCTCGGCGCTCGTCGCGCAGCCGCGACCGGTCTGGCCTTCGCCGGCACGCCGCTGCGCGGAGGCGAGGTGGTCGGCATGCCGCTGCGCCGGGAGGTCATCGAGCTCGATCGCGCAGCGGCGCGTGATGAGGCCGCCGCGCACTTCGGTTTGGACGCCGCGCGCCCCGTGCTGCTCGTCTTCGGCGGATCGCTCGGCGCCCAGCGCCTCAACGACGCTCTGGCCGATTCGTGGGGCGATGTCCTCGCGGCGGGATGGCAGCTGCTGCACGTCACGGGGGAGCGCAGCGACCTCGCCGACCCCGGCGTCCCGGGGTATGCGCTCGTGCGGTACGTCGACCGCATGGACCTCGCGTTCGCGCTGGCGGATCTCATCGTGTCGCGCTCCGGAGCCGCCACGGTCAGCGAGATCAGCGCCCTCGGCATCCCCGCTCTGTACGTGCCCTACTCGGTCGGCAACGGCGAGCAGCGCCTCAACGCCGCCACCGCGGTCGCCGCCGGCGCTGCGAAGCTGCTCGACGACGCGACGTTCGACGGCGACGCCGTGCGGCGGATCGTCGTCCCGCTCCTGGGCGACTCCGATCGCCTCGCCGCGATGTCGGCGGCTGCCTCGAACGTCGGGACCCGCAGCGGCACCGAGAACGTCATCGCGCTCGTCGACCGCGCCCTCGCCTCCGTGTGACCGGTGTCGTCCTGCGCCGCTCCGTCCGACC is a window from the Microbacterium sp. LWO14-1.2 genome containing:
- a CDS encoding UDP-N-acetylglucosamine--N-acetylmuramyl-(pentapeptide) pyrophosphoryl-undecaprenol N-acetylglucosamine transferase translates to MTTYLLAGGGTAGHVNPLLAVADGLRSRDAEASVLVLGTAEGLESRLVPARGYELLIVDKVPFPRRPNAQAARFPMRFRRAVAQVRDHIRAHGVDVVVGFGGYASAPAYVAARREGIPFVVHEANARPGLANVLGARRAAATGLAFAGTPLRGGEVVGMPLRREVIELDRAAARDEAAAHFGLDAARPVLLVFGGSLGAQRLNDALADSWGDVLAAGWQLLHVTGERSDLADPGVPGYALVRYVDRMDLAFALADLIVSRSGAATVSEISALGIPALYVPYSVGNGEQRLNAATAVAAGAAKLLDDATFDGDAVRRIVVPLLGDSDRLAAMSAAASNVGTRSGTENVIALVDRALASV